A single Argentina anserina chromosome 7, drPotAnse1.1, whole genome shotgun sequence DNA region contains:
- the LOC126803107 gene encoding BURP domain protein RD22-like isoform X1 produces the protein MDQFRLLCLLSLFYVASVVVGNGYANKVDDGESWISYWNSALPKSPLPSKAVQQLLNLAEGEKSYTGIGKDTVSLTPLSVNTYSRTTYAASAAEVKVEQGERSPTGIGKDAVSLTRNGINTYSRTGYAASGEEVKVEPGLTTFFQGNDLQQLGKKVTSRFLKTTSNKAILLPRQLVKSIPFSSRKFPEILTYYRVKPKSAIAETMKRTITVCEAPPVKGEEKYCATSLESLIDFTVSKIGKHVQVYATEAETENESKQEYTIETTGVKSIGDRSIVCHKQNYVYGVFYCHQFYATTTKAYMVPLVGADGVTKAKAVAVCHTDTTGWNPKHLAFRVLKIKPGNTIPVCHFLATTSLLWVPM, from the exons ATGGATCAGTTTCGTCTTCTTTGCCTGCTTTCACTTTTCTAT GTGGCATCAGTAGTGGTGGGAAATGGATATGCTAATAAGGTCGATGATGGCGAGTCCTGGATTTCTTACTGGAATTCAGCCTTGCCAAAATCTCCATTGCCTTCCAAAGCTGTACAGCAGCTTCTAAACCTTGCAG AAGGTGAAAAAAGTTACACTGGGATTGGAAAGGATACTGTAAGCCTTACACCACTTAGTGTCAATACCTACAGTCGTACAACCTATGCTGCCTCTGCAGCTGAAGTTAAAGTCGAGCAAGGTGAAAGAAGTCCCACTGGGATTGGAAAGGATGCTGTAAGTCTCACACGAAATGGTATCAATACCTACTCTCGTACAGGCTATGCTGCTTCTGGAGAGGAAGTCAAAGTCGAACCAGGTTTAACTACATTCTTCCAAGGGAACGATCTTCAGCAATTGGGGAAAAAAGTGACATCGAGATTCTTAAAAACCACAAGTAATAAGGCAATTCTTCTGCCTCGTCAACTTGTAAAGTCCATACCTTTTTCAAGTAGAAAGTTTCCAGAAATTCTAACATATTATCGAGTGAAACCCAAATCAGCGATTGCAGAAACAATGAAAAGAACAATCACGGTGTGTGAGGCGCCACCCGTTAAAGGTGAAGAAAAGTACTGCGCAACATCGCTTGAATCCTTGATCGATTTCACGGTTTCGAAGATCGGAAAGCATGTCCAAGTTTATGCAACAGAGGCCGAAACCGAAAACGAAAGCAAACAAGAATATACCATTGAGACTACCGGAGTCAAAAGTATTGGAGACAGGTCTATTGTGTGCCATAAGCAGAACTATGTTTATGGTGTGTTTTACTGCCACCAGTTCTATGCCACAACAACAAAGGCTTACATGGTTCCGTTGGTGGGTGCTGATGGAGTTACAAAAGCCAAAGCAGTAGCTGTTTGCCATACTGATACCACTGGCTGGAACCCTAAGCATTTGGCCTTTCGAGTCCTCAAAATCAAGCCGGGAAATACAATCCCGGTCTGTCATTTTCTTGCCACTACCAGTCTTTTGTGGGTTCCTATGTAA
- the LOC126803632 gene encoding uncharacterized protein LOC126803632, with the protein MAPNRIKSQLSGSQKKKRRQQRAALDRREAGSFKRFLERKTKQVHTDTNVNIYDNENEQENNEIEHENNQNENVDGSGNMDKPNLLENEEEIVIAEDDQQDACDDINMQEEERNYTEHVQQDARGNSDMEDAGENIDMQEEDDQHGSSATFDFSFDIDDLGNWEKMEQNSRDFIVERGPKRESNFTYPDDHKGRRFSSNHYYRVLPNGEKKNKRKDHNKTLLGQLGNEGLNDWKNVSARLASHERNKHHLSCFSSWIELEIRLKKNATIDQGLEEQIKKKREHWRQVLLRILAVVKSLVKNNLSFRGNNEKLCEENNGVFLQVIEMISKFDPVMHEHVRRVLKKETHYHYLSHKIQNEMIQLLTNEVKASIVATIKEAKYFSVILDCTPDASHEEQMSLIGRCVDVTASPIVVREFFLGFLKVNDTTGLGLFNELTNALDSHTLNIGDIRGQGYDNRSNMRGKHKGVQSRLLECLEKDGDDSKTRSTAQCMATYEMDFEFLLGMVIWYDLLHAINIVSKFLQTEDMHIDVAIEELEKLMSFIQKYRETRFDEALVIAKEIASEMEIEVAFREKRNTRKKRHFDESDSEDEVTPSSLESFKLEKLKYVDNNSLRDNCMNLEKLLKDGDASDVNGSDLFDELNYLRRAIPKEAKRAVDVLNYLKQRDECYPNAWERLNGLALLSIEKDLAHKLDYSSLVETFAAKNARRVIFQ; encoded by the exons ATGGCTCCAAATagaattaaaagtcaactatcagggtctcaaaaaaaaaagaggaggcAACAAAGAGCTGCATTAGATCGACGTGAAGCCGGATCTTTCAAGAGGtttcttgagagaaaaactAAACAAGTGCACACTGATACTAATGTGAATATATATGACAATGAGAATGAGCAGGAGAACAATGAGATTGAGCATGAGAACAATCAGAATGAGAATGTTGATGGTAGTGGTAACATGGACAAGCCAAATCTTTTAGAGAATGAGGAAGAAATAGTTATAGCTGAAGATGATCAACAAGATGCATGTGATGATATTAATATGcaagaggaagaaagaaatTATACTGAACATGTTCAACAAGATGCAAGAGGTAATAGTGATATGGAAGATGCAGGTGAAAATATTGATATGCAAGAGGAAGATGATCAACATGGTTCAAGTGCAACATTTGATTTCTCATTCGACATTGATGATCTAGGAAATTGGGAGAAGATGGAACAGAATTCCAGAGATTTTATAGTTGAAAGAGGTCCTAAAAGAGAAAGTAATTTCACTTATCCAGATGATCACAAGGGGAGACGTTTTAGTTCTAATCATTATTATCGTGTCTTACCTAATGgtgaaaagaagaacaagag GAAAGATCATAACAAGACTTTGTTGGGCCAACTTGGTAATGAAGGACTGAATGATTGGAAAAATGTTAGCGCAAGACTCGCAAGCCATGAAAGAAATAAGCATCACCTCAGTTGCTTTAGTAGTTGGATTGAATTGGAAATAAGATTGAAAAAGAATGCAACAATTGATCAGGGGTTGGAAGAACAaatcaagaagaagagagagcaTTGGAGACAAGTACTACTGAGGATCCTAGCAGTTGTGAAAAGTCTTGTCAAAAATAATTTGTCATTTCGTGGGAATAATGAGAAACTGTGTGAAGAGAACAATGGTGTTTTTTTACAAGTGATTGAGATGATCTCTAAGTTTGATCCAGTGATGCATGAACATGTTAGACGTGTTTTGAAGAAAGAAACTCATTACCATTACTTGAGTCACAAGATCCAAAATGAAATGATTCAGCTCCTAACAAATGAGGTGAAAGCTTCTATTGTTGCAACTATTAAAGAGGCAAAGTATTTTTCTGTTATACTTGATTGCACTCCAGATGCTAGTCATGAGGAGCAAATGTCTCTTATTGGCCGATGCGTAGATGTTACAGCAAGTCCTATTGTGGTGAGAGAATTCTTTTTGGGATTTTTGAAGGTGAATGATACAACGGGACTTGGACTATTTAATGAGCTTACAAATGCACTTGACAGTCATACACTTAATATTGGTGATATACGAGGACAAGGATATGACAACAGATCTAACATGAGAGGAAAGCACAAGGGTGTTCAGAGTAGACTTCTAGAG TGCTTGGAAAAAGATGGTGATGATTCTAAAACAAGGTCTACTGCTCAATGCATGGCAACATATGAAATGGATTTTGAATTCTTGTTGGGGATGGTTATTTGGTATGATTTGTTGCATGCTATCAATATTGTGAGTAAATTTCTCCAAACTGAAGACATGCATATTGATGTTGCTATTGAAGAATTGGAGAAACTTATGTCATTTATCCAAAAGTACAGAGAAACTAGATTTGATGAGGCCTTAGTTATAGCTAAAGAAATTGCAAGTGAGATGGAAATTGAAGTTGCATTTCGTGAAAAAAGAAATACTCGAAAAAAAAGGCATTTTGATGAAAGTGATAGTGAAGATGAGGTGACACCATCATCGTTAGAATCATTCAAG TTGGAGAAATTGAAATATGTAGATAATAATAGTTTGAGGGACAATTGTATGAATCTTGAAAAATTGTTAAAAGATGGTGATGCCTCTGATGTTAATGGAAGTGACTTATTCGATGAATTGAACTACTTAAGAAGAGCTATACCAAAAGAAGCAAAGAGGGCAGTTGATGTATTGAACTATTTGAAGCAAAGGGATGAGTGTTACCCAAATGCTTGG GAAAGATTGAACGGTCTAGCTTTGTTGTCAATTGAAAAAGATTTGGCTCACAAGCTTGATTATTCAAGCTTAGTTGAAACTTTTGCAGCAAAAAATGCAAGAAGGGTCATTTTTCAATAA
- the LOC126803107 gene encoding BURP domain protein RD22-like isoform X2, producing the protein MDQFRLLCLLSLFYVASVVVGNGYANKVDDGESWISYWNSALPKSPLPSKAVQQLLNLAGEKSYTGIGKDTVSLTPLSVNTYSRTTYAASAAEVKVEQGERSPTGIGKDAVSLTRNGINTYSRTGYAASGEEVKVEPGLTTFFQGNDLQQLGKKVTSRFLKTTSNKAILLPRQLVKSIPFSSRKFPEILTYYRVKPKSAIAETMKRTITVCEAPPVKGEEKYCATSLESLIDFTVSKIGKHVQVYATEAETENESKQEYTIETTGVKSIGDRSIVCHKQNYVYGVFYCHQFYATTTKAYMVPLVGADGVTKAKAVAVCHTDTTGWNPKHLAFRVLKIKPGNTIPVCHFLATTSLLWVPM; encoded by the exons ATGGATCAGTTTCGTCTTCTTTGCCTGCTTTCACTTTTCTAT GTGGCATCAGTAGTGGTGGGAAATGGATATGCTAATAAGGTCGATGATGGCGAGTCCTGGATTTCTTACTGGAATTCAGCCTTGCCAAAATCTCCATTGCCTTCCAAAGCTGTACAGCAGCTTCTAAACCTTGCAG GTGAAAAAAGTTACACTGGGATTGGAAAGGATACTGTAAGCCTTACACCACTTAGTGTCAATACCTACAGTCGTACAACCTATGCTGCCTCTGCAGCTGAAGTTAAAGTCGAGCAAGGTGAAAGAAGTCCCACTGGGATTGGAAAGGATGCTGTAAGTCTCACACGAAATGGTATCAATACCTACTCTCGTACAGGCTATGCTGCTTCTGGAGAGGAAGTCAAAGTCGAACCAGGTTTAACTACATTCTTCCAAGGGAACGATCTTCAGCAATTGGGGAAAAAAGTGACATCGAGATTCTTAAAAACCACAAGTAATAAGGCAATTCTTCTGCCTCGTCAACTTGTAAAGTCCATACCTTTTTCAAGTAGAAAGTTTCCAGAAATTCTAACATATTATCGAGTGAAACCCAAATCAGCGATTGCAGAAACAATGAAAAGAACAATCACGGTGTGTGAGGCGCCACCCGTTAAAGGTGAAGAAAAGTACTGCGCAACATCGCTTGAATCCTTGATCGATTTCACGGTTTCGAAGATCGGAAAGCATGTCCAAGTTTATGCAACAGAGGCCGAAACCGAAAACGAAAGCAAACAAGAATATACCATTGAGACTACCGGAGTCAAAAGTATTGGAGACAGGTCTATTGTGTGCCATAAGCAGAACTATGTTTATGGTGTGTTTTACTGCCACCAGTTCTATGCCACAACAACAAAGGCTTACATGGTTCCGTTGGTGGGTGCTGATGGAGTTACAAAAGCCAAAGCAGTAGCTGTTTGCCATACTGATACCACTGGCTGGAACCCTAAGCATTTGGCCTTTCGAGTCCTCAAAATCAAGCCGGGAAATACAATCCCGGTCTGTCATTTTCTTGCCACTACCAGTCTTTTGTGGGTTCCTATGTAA